Genomic window (Leishmania braziliensis MHOM/BR/75/M2904 complete genome, chromosome 8):
TCTCGATCGCCTCACCCTCACCTCCATACCTCTACCGTCGCATCACGCTTTCTACAGCATGTCACAAGCGTCCGCCCTTGCTGCGGGCGAGCTGCCCATCCGTGTGCTCAGCTTTAACCTCTGGGGCATTTTCAATTCCAAGGGGCGCGAGGAACGCATGAAGGTCTTCGCCACGAAGATCGAGCACTACGATGTCATCCTGCTTCAGGAGCAGTTCTCCGCCGAGGACTTCGCCCTCATCATGCAACACGCCTCATCTGAGGTACAGCGGACATACAAATTTCGTCGTTTTCCCAGCTCCTTCTATGGCTCTGGCTGTGCTGTCATCTCACGCTACCCCATCATCCAGGCCTTCTTCCACGTCTTCCCCCTCCAGGGCTACCCGGAGATGGTCTTCCATGGCGACTTCTTTGCAAACAAGGGTGTGGCCATGGTGCGGGTCATGGTGCCAGTGACGATGGAAGGCGGCAAGGCCATCAGCGAGCAGGTGGTGACTCTCTACACCACCCACCTCATTGCCGTGTACCAGAAGGTGAGCCAGCTGCCCTCCCGGAAGCAGGAGGGCAACCTCCCCTTCCGCATCTCTCAGGCAGTCTCGTTGGCGAACTTCATCGCAAGCACTTCGCGTCCTACCGACCACATCATCGTGGGCGGTGACTTCAACTGCTCTCAGCGCTCACTCGAGGTGCAGATGATGCTAATACTGCTCAAGCGGCATGGGTACAACATGCGCTCCGTCTTGCCCTCGCCGCGGGCGCTGGTGGATGCTGCAACACCGGAGCAGGCGCGGGAGCGGGAGCACGAAGAGCAGCTCTTCACCTACTCGCACCGCAATGCCTTCAACTCGATGGATACGTCGTACTTTAAGCTGCTCAACCTGGAGTCCGACCTCCCGGCACAGATCGATCACGTTTTCTTCTCGACTCCGGCATTTGCGCTGCGCAACTTCGCCGACTGCCccgacgtcgccgccgatTACCCGTGCGCCCTGCGAAGCGCGCCGAGCGGGCTCGTTGTCTTCACCAAAGATGAGGTTCGTATTCCGTCAAAGTCGGGATGGTGCGGGTCCCTGTggcgcctgctgctcaccGGCAAGCGTGTGTCACGCATCGCCAACGGAGCTGGGCAACCAACTCAGGCGTGCGGCAAGACGGTGTGGACTGCAGAAGGACAGAGCGCTGGCGACGCAGCCCTCTACTACCCCCTGTCAGACCACTTCGgtgtggcagcgctgctgggctTGCGTGTGGCGAATGCGGGCTCAACGGCGTCGATGGGCGACTCCAGCGCTGAGATGCACTGCGCGACTGCGCCGGCGCTCACCCCTGACGAGGTGCGGGTTCTCCAGACGGTGGTGGACTTC
Coding sequences:
- the ISCL gene encoding inositol phosphosphingolipid phospholipase C-Like, translating into MSQASALAAGELPIRVLSFNLWGIFNSKGREERMKVFATKIEHYDVILLQEQFSAEDFALIMQHASSEVQRTYKFRRFPSSFYGSGCAVISRYPIIQAFFHVFPLQGYPEMVFHGDFFANKGVAMVRVMVPVTMEGGKAISEQVVTLYTTHLIAVYQKVSQLPSRKQEGNLPFRISQAVSLANFIASTSRPTDHIIVGGDFNCSQRSLEVQMMLILLKRHGYNMRSVLPSPRALVDAATPEQAREREHEEQLFTYSHRNAFNSMDTSYFKLLNLESDLPAQIDHVFFSTPAFALRNFADCPDVAADYPCALRSAPSGLVVFTKDEVRIPSKSGWCGSLWRLLLTGKRVSRIANGAGQPTQACGKTVWTAEGQSAGDAALYYPLSDHFGVAALLGLRVANAGSTASMGDSSAEMHCATAPALTPDEVRVLQTVVDFLEDYVCKLRSQARTTRYMAVSSLLLVAANMWVLRRLSAKEEARTAAVLEQIYDMAVTTTRHTAKMAQPGTDFESIKRGFNVAKDWVAHQLHLTLHTVSKATGAAPESGSCASDTPEGFKDLAATAANVSAPLPRTIPTPTTTTNTKRATTPPKDNTTAVARPDFRAIAEALAVCPIWASTWISSAFSITVTLVGSASFAIGVIHRAGNAKVLEEQVRQLQLL